Proteins from a single region of Ziziphus jujuba cultivar Dongzao chromosome 1, ASM3175591v1:
- the LOC107431218 gene encoding (-)-germacrene D synthase-like gives MKSYKKCTTATLMALLIQSTMTFIPLLFGFACLGNMVIIYHGVVILSVSVCLCPNILLGAYRFMTLAFLIHIVTDVFNKFKDGEGNFKASLAIDVSGLLSLYEAAHLRIHGEEILDEAIAFTTTHLESMVSSISPHLLEKVTFSLNRPIRKNLPRLETRHYVSLYPKEDFHNATLLKLAALDFNVLQALHQQEVSNITRWWKNLDFPRKLPYARDRVVELYFWILGEYFEPQYSHARELATKIMTMVSAIDDTYDAHGTYEELKLFTQEIKRWDISAIDVLPDYMKFLYQAILYIYSDIEEHTTKEGRSYCVHYAKEAMEELVQAYFTEASWLHDAYTPTFEEYMSVAAVSATYFVIITFSFFGMGKIATKEVFDWVCNKPNIIKASSVIGRLMNDMVSHNFE, from the exons ATGAAATCTTATAAAAAATGCACCACTGCTACTCTAATGGCGTTGTTGATACAGAGCACGATGACCTTTATACCATTGCTTTTTGGTTTTGCTTGCTTAGGCAACATGGTTATTATATATCATGGGGTAGTAATTCTCTCTGTCTCAGTGTGTCTATGTCCAAATATATTGCTTGGAGCATACAGATTCATGACTCTAGCTTTTTTGATTCACATTGTGACAGATGTATTTAACAAGTTTAAGGACGGAGAAGGAAACTTTAAGGCATCCTTAGCCATTGATGTGTCAGGCTTGCTAAGTTTGTATGAGGCTGCACACCTTCGTATACACGGGGAAGAAATTCTTGATGAAGCCATAGCTTTCACTACCACTCATCTTGAGTCAATGGTGAGCAGTATAAGCCCACACCTCTTGGAAAAGGTCACATTTTCCCTGAACCGACCCATCCGTAAAAACTTACCAAGGTTAGAGACAAGGCACTACGTTTCTCTCTATCCCAAAGAAGATTTCCACAATGCAACTTTGTTGAAGTTGGCAGCGTTAGATTTTAATGTTTTACAAGCGTTGCATCAACAGGAGGTGAGCAACATTACAAG GTGGTGGAAAAATTTGGACTTTCCAAGAAAGCTGCCTTATGCAAGAGACAGAGTGGTAGAATTGTACTTTTGGATATTAGGAGAGTACTTTGAACCCCAATATTCCCATGCAAGAGAGTTGGCTACCAAAATTATGACTATGGTATCCGCAATAGATGATACCTATGATGCTCATGGAACATATGAAGAACTCAAGCTCTTTACGCAAGAAATCAAAAG ATGGGATATTAGTGCCATTGATGTCCTTCCAGATTATATGAAGTTTCTATATCaagcaattttatatatttacagTGATATTGAGGAACACACTACAAAGGAAGGAAGATCATATTGTGTACATTATGCAAAAGAGGCA ATGGAAGAGCTAGTCCAAGCCTATTTCACTGAAGCCAGTTGGTTGCATGATGCGTACACCCCAACATTTGAGGAATACATGTCAGTAGCGGCAGTGAGTGCTACTTATTTTGTTATCATaaccttttcattttttgggaTGGGTAAGATTGCTACTAAAGAGGTGTTCGATTGGGTCTGCAATAAACCAAATATCATCAAAGCTTCATCAGTTATTGGTAGACTAATGAATGACATGGTGTCCCATAAT TTTGAGTAA
- the LOC112489630 gene encoding uncharacterized protein LOC112489630 isoform X1 — MDGRKLVVIQSFCWGFMFIFFMYMYVAWQRRNERGVRNRITRNTELRTSFIDSLLDNDVTCISQLRMDRRTFVILCRLLRQDGYVKRDGTVTLEEQVCIFLHIIAHHTKNRTIISRFYRSGETISRYFNSVLNGVLRLHSILLRHPEPVSDNCSDDRWKMFKNCLGALDGTYIKVKVPEIDKPRYRTRKGEIATNVLGVCNPNMEFIFVLPGWEGSASDSRVLRDAISRPNGLKVPTGCYYLVDAGYTNGEGFLAPYRGTRYHLSEWRDGCAPINHQEYFNMKHASARNIIERCFGVLKMRWAILRSPSFYPITTQIKTITACCLIHNLIRREMTLDPGEVEYDRMENVDINEEEDIIGSIASSDRWTNWRDELANQMFAMEAGGSSNDNRWGESRRTWSRGEEEALLVLLDEAVASGQRCDTGAFKPGTLNMIERKLAEMCPNSGLRATPHIESKLKKWKKQYGIIYDMLNKSGFGWNDTLKCVEIDSDDAWKAYVQSNPSAKSWRDKPFPIYERLANIFGKDRATGHGAQTPIDLVNDINMEPDNDQFDDVGSPMSMNQTHSQLPTQSQLRGKRKAQSKDVDIVSGLNNVADKFIDKLATQLDKLEKSDINYPQYLAMELDRLGFPITDNLKISKAMRSDPSNVEVFKIIKTDAQKIEFARGFLDN; from the exons aTGGATGGAAGAAAATTAGTTGTGATCCAATCTTTTTGTTGGGGCTTTATGTTTATCTtctttatgtacatgtatgtagcGTGGCAAAGGAGAAATGAAAGAGGTGTTAGGAATAGAATAACTAGGAATACCGAATTGCGTACATCTTTTATAGATAGTTTGTTGGACAATGATGTCACTTGTATTAGTCAATTgaggatggataggagaacatttgttattttatgtcgGTTATTACGCCAGGATGGATATGTGAAAAGAGATGGTACCgttacattggaagagcaagtgtgcatatttttgcacataattgctcatcatacaaAAAATCGTACAATTATCAGTCGATTCTATAGATCAGGGGAGACaattagtagatatttcaattcagtaTTGAATGGGGTGTTGCGCTTACATTCCATTTTGTTGAGGCATCCTGAACCTGTGTCGGATAATTGCtcggatgatagatggaaaatgtttaag aattgtttgggagcattagatggaacttatattaaggtgaaagtacctgaaatcgataagccaagatatcgaacaagaaagggtgagatagcaacaaatgtcttaggtgtatgtaacccgaatatggaatttatatttgtattaccggGTTGGGAAGGCTCCGCTTCAGATTCCAGAGTACTTCGAGATGCAATAAGTAGGCCAAATGGACTAAAAGTACCAACCG gttgttattacttagtggatgctggttacacaaatggtgaaggatttcttgcaccatataggggaacaagatatcacctttccgaatggagagatggttgtgcacccataaatcatcaagagtatttcaacatgaagcatgcatcagctaggaatatcatagaaagatgctttggggttcttaaaatgcgatgggcaattttaagaagtccatctttCTACCCAATTACAACACAAATCAAAACCATTACTGCATGTTGTCTGATACATAATCtgattagaagagaaatgacaCTCGATCCTGGAGAAGTTGAATATGATAGGATGGAAAATGTAgacattaatgaagaggaggacATTATAGGATCAATTGCTTCCTCAGATCGATGGACGAATTGGAGAGATGAGTTAGCTAATCAAATGTTTG CAATGGAAGCTGGAGGTAGCAGCAATGATAATAGGTGGGGTGAATCTAGGCGTACATGGAGTAGAGGTGAGGAAGAAGCTTTGCTGGTTCTTTTAGATGAagctgtagctagtgggcaacgtTGTGACACGGGAGCATTTAAACCTGGTACACTTAATATGATTGAGCGGAAACTGGCTGAAATGTGTCCTAACTCGGGATTGCGAGcaactccacatattgaatCAAAGCtaaaaaagtggaagaagcaatacGGCATCATATACGACATGCTgaacaaaagtggatttggatggaatgacactcttaaatgtgtggagATTGACAGTGACGATGCTTggaaagcatatgtgcag agtaatccaAGTGCAAAAAGTTGGAGAGATAAACCTTTTCCGATATATGAGaggcttgctaatatttttgggaaagatcgggcaacaggacatggagcacaaactccaattgatttagttaatgatataaatatggagCCTGACAATGACCAATTTGATGATGTGGGTTCTCCAATGTCTATGAATCAAACACATAGTCAACTGCCTACACAATCCCAATTAAGAGGTAAGAGGAAAGCTCAATCGAAGGATGTTGACATCGTTAGCGGGTTAAACAATGTAGCAGATAAGTTTATTGATAAATTGGCTACACAGTTAGACAAGTTGGAGAAGTCTGATATCAACtatccacaatacttagctatggagcttgacagGTTAGGATTCCCTATTACtgacaatctcaaaatctcGAAGGCAATGAGATCGGATCCATCGAACGTTGAGGTTTTCAAGATTATTAAAACCGATGCGcagaagattgaatttgctcgtggatttttggataactaa
- the LOC112489630 gene encoding uncharacterized protein LOC112489630 isoform X2, translated as MDGRKLVVIQSFCWGFMFIFFMYMYVAWQRRNERGVRNRITRNTELRTSFIDSLLDNDVTCISQLRMDRRTFVILCRLLRQDGYVKRDGTVTLEEQVCIFLHIIAHHTKNRTIISRFYRSGETISRYFNSVLNGVLRLHSILLRHPEPVSDNCSDDRWKMFKNCLGALDGTYIKVKVPEIDKPRYRTRKGEIATNVLGVCNPNMEFIFVLPGWEGSASDSRVLRDAISRPNGLKVPTAMEAGGSSNDNRWGESRRTWSRGEEEALLVLLDEAVASGQRCDTGAFKPGTLNMIERKLAEMCPNSGLRATPHIESKLKKWKKQYGIIYDMLNKSGFGWNDTLKCVEIDSDDAWKAYVQSNPSAKSWRDKPFPIYERLANIFGKDRATGHGAQTPIDLVNDINMEPDNDQFDDVGSPMSMNQTHSQLPTQSQLRGKRKAQSKDVDIVSGLNNVADKFIDKLATQLDKLEKSDINYPQYLAMELDRLGFPITDNLKISKAMRSDPSNVEVFKIIKTDAQKIEFARGFLDN; from the exons aTGGATGGAAGAAAATTAGTTGTGATCCAATCTTTTTGTTGGGGCTTTATGTTTATCTtctttatgtacatgtatgtagcGTGGCAAAGGAGAAATGAAAGAGGTGTTAGGAATAGAATAACTAGGAATACCGAATTGCGTACATCTTTTATAGATAGTTTGTTGGACAATGATGTCACTTGTATTAGTCAATTgaggatggataggagaacatttgttattttatgtcgGTTATTACGCCAGGATGGATATGTGAAAAGAGATGGTACCgttacattggaagagcaagtgtgcatatttttgcacataattgctcatcatacaaAAAATCGTACAATTATCAGTCGATTCTATAGATCAGGGGAGACaattagtagatatttcaattcagtaTTGAATGGGGTGTTGCGCTTACATTCCATTTTGTTGAGGCATCCTGAACCTGTGTCGGATAATTGCtcggatgatagatggaaaatgtttaag aattgtttgggagcattagatggaacttatattaaggtgaaagtacctgaaatcgataagccaagatatcgaacaagaaagggtgagatagcaacaaatgtcttaggtgtatgtaacccgaatatggaatttatatttgtattaccggGTTGGGAAGGCTCCGCTTCAGATTCCAGAGTACTTCGAGATGCAATAAGTAGGCCAAATGGACTAAAAGTACCAACCG CAATGGAAGCTGGAGGTAGCAGCAATGATAATAGGTGGGGTGAATCTAGGCGTACATGGAGTAGAGGTGAGGAAGAAGCTTTGCTGGTTCTTTTAGATGAagctgtagctagtgggcaacgtTGTGACACGGGAGCATTTAAACCTGGTACACTTAATATGATTGAGCGGAAACTGGCTGAAATGTGTCCTAACTCGGGATTGCGAGcaactccacatattgaatCAAAGCtaaaaaagtggaagaagcaatacGGCATCATATACGACATGCTgaacaaaagtggatttggatggaatgacactcttaaatgtgtggagATTGACAGTGACGATGCTTggaaagcatatgtgcag agtaatccaAGTGCAAAAAGTTGGAGAGATAAACCTTTTCCGATATATGAGaggcttgctaatatttttgggaaagatcgggcaacaggacatggagcacaaactccaattgatttagttaatgatataaatatggagCCTGACAATGACCAATTTGATGATGTGGGTTCTCCAATGTCTATGAATCAAACACATAGTCAACTGCCTACACAATCCCAATTAAGAGGTAAGAGGAAAGCTCAATCGAAGGATGTTGACATCGTTAGCGGGTTAAACAATGTAGCAGATAAGTTTATTGATAAATTGGCTACACAGTTAGACAAGTTGGAGAAGTCTGATATCAACtatccacaatacttagctatggagcttgacagGTTAGGATTCCCTATTACtgacaatctcaaaatctcGAAGGCAATGAGATCGGATCCATCGAACGTTGAGGTTTTCAAGATTATTAAAACCGATGCGcagaagattgaatttgctcgtggatttttggataactaa